The Oceanithermus desulfurans sequence CCTGGATGCGCACCTGGACGTTCACCTGCTGCACCGGGAAGTCGAGCTTCTTGATCAGCTCCTCGACGAGCTCCAGCTGCTTGGCCGTGCCCGTCACGATCAGGGTGTTGGTGCGGGTGTCGGCCACGATGCTGATCGTGCTCTTTTCGGGAATCGTGGCCTGAACCTGCTGCTCGCCGGCGCCCGCTTCCACCTTGACCTGCGACTGGGCCTGGCGGGCCTGCATGGCCTCGGCCAGCACCTTGGCGGCTTCTTCGGCCTTGGCGTGGGAGAGGCGGAAGGTGCGCTGGAAGATGGGCGGCCCTTCCTCGACCGGAGTGGTGATCTGGCCGAGAATGCGCTGCACCTCCTGCTGCTGCTCGTCGGTACCGCGCACGGCCAGTACCTGCTGCCCGGGTACGACGGTAGCGACGATGCCCTGCACCTCTTTCATCAGGAACTCCGCGATTTTCATGGGGTCGCCGCTGCGGATGGGGTAGAACTTGCGCACGATCGGCTGGACGGCCTCACCGTTTTCCGGCGGAGGCGGCGGCGCGGGCTCGGTTTCGCCGACCACCCGCGCGATCACCTCGGGCGGCGCAACGAGGACGACGTCGTTGTCGAGGAGCACGTAGTCCAGCTTGCCGTCGCTGTAGGTATCGATCAGCAGCTGCCAAAGCTGACGGAAGGGTTTGTCGATCCAGTCGAGGCGCAACGTGATCGGCGGGATCTCCCGCAGCATGGGGGTAAGGTTGACGCTACGGGCCGCGCCGTCGAGCACGGCCTCGAGGGCCATGCCCCCCGGACCGGTGCGCACGGTCACGGGCACGTCGAAGCGCGGGTCGTCGGGGAGCGTTCCGGCCAGCGCCAGGCCGAAGATGAGGACGATCAGGGCCAACAGTCGTTTCATACTCATTCACCGCCTCCAAGTTCGAGCGTAAGGGTGTGGGTGCCGCTGTCGTCGACGAGCAGGACCCGTTCAGCCGTAATGGTCTTGACGAGTACGTTCTTGTCGGGGAAGGTCTGGCCCACGGGCAGGGCCAGGTAGCCGCCGACGGTCTTGAAGATGGCCACGCTCACCGGCCCCAGAGCGACGCCGTCGAGCTGCAGGCCGTACTGGTTGGCCCACTCGATCAATGGGTTGGGCGGCGGCGGAGGCGGCTCGGCCGGCGGTGGGGTCTCTTCCGGTTGCTCGGGTGCGGCGGGTTCGGGTTGCGCGGCCTCGAGCGGGGTCTGCGGCTCGACCTCCTGCGCGAGCGGCGTCAGCTTGACCGGCAGAGTGCCCTGCCCCAGGGCCACCGGGGGCGGCGTGACCGTACCGCCTTCCGGCGTGACCACCTTCGGCAGGGGGATGTTGGCCGGGAGCTCCGGCTCCGGTGCGATCGTCACCGGCTGCTGGTTCTCGGGCACCTCCTGCGGGCGGGCGGCGGCCGGTGCCTTGGGCGGCCGCAGCGGCACGAAGGGGTTGGGCGGCACGCTGGCGCTGGCCAGGACCGCTTTCTGCTGGGCCTTGCCGGTTTCAAGCGGCACCTCCTCGGGTGCCTCGGTGACCAGGAAGGGGATCGGGAGCACCTGCAGCGCGCGTGCGCTGGTGGTGACCGGCGGCGCGGCGGCGGGCTGCGCCGGCGCCTTGGCCTCCGGTTGAGGGGCGGGCTGGCCGGCCTGCGGCGCCGCGGTGGGGCTGAAGAACAGGCTGTACCAGACCGCGACGGCCGCCACCAGCAGGGCCAAGAGAATGAGGATCCGTGTACTCTGGCTCATCTTCATTGCCCGGCCCCTCCTTCCTCGCCGTCCTTGGGCGGGGTGCCCTCGTAGACGTAGACCGTCATGGTCAGGTTCGTGCTAAGGGTGGGGTTCGTGGTCTCGGCGTCGCCGATCGTCATGGCCAGGCCGTCGATCGTGCTGAAGCGGCGCATGGTTTCCAGCCGCTTGAGGAAGACGAACAGCTCGGGGAAGGGCGACTCGAGCGAGAGCGTCACGTTGACCGCCCGTACGTCCTCGACCGGACTGCCCGCCGGCGAGCGCGAGATCGAGCGCAGGGTCACGCCGGTGGCGCTGGCGCGCTGGGAAAGGGCGTCCAGCACCGAGGCGAACTCTTCGCGCGGCGGCAGCGCCTTGAGGAACTCGGCGATCTGGGCCTCGTAGTCGCGGATCGTGGCCTCGAGCTGCGGCTGGGCCCGGCGCGCCGCCAGACCCCGCTGCTTCTGGATCTCGAGGCGGCCGATCTCGTCTTGGAGTTCCTGGATGTGCGTCTGGGCGCTGGTGTACCAGGTGAAGTACCAGGCCCCCGCCGCCAGGAGGCTGAGCACGATCACGATGATCGCGATTTCGCGTTGGCCGATCTTAGCGAGCACTGCGCTCACCCCCCTCGGGCTTGGCGCCGGACTCGGTGATGGCTACGGTGGCGGTGAAGTCGAAACCGCCGTTTTCGTTGAGCGAGCCCTGCTGGAAGTTGATGCCGAAGTTGGGGTTGTCCTCGAAGGCCTGGACGAAGCGGGCCAGCGCGTTCTCGTTGCGGGCCTCGCCCTGCAGGTTGAACTCGACGGCTACCGGCTTGCGGTCGTAAAGGCCCTGCTCCGCGAGGTTGGCCCGGGTTTCCTGGGGTACGAGCCGGGTGTTGACCGAGCGCAGGAAGACCTCGAAGCGGCCGCTGCGGCGGGGGATCTGGTTAATGAAGCGCGCGAGGTTGTCGGACCAGGGGATGAAGCGTGCCTTGATCTCGCGGTCGACGTTGATGATCTTTTCCAGCTCCGCCTTGCGCCGGGTCAGCTCCTGCTGACGCTGAATGTAGGGCTGCAGGGCCTGGACCTCGATCTTGAGCTTGTCGCGCTCGTCCTCGAGCTGGCCGACCTGGTTGCTCACGCTCATGTGGATCATGGCCACGACGGCGAAGACGACGAGGGGGAAGATGATGGCCGTAAGGCGCCACCAGCCGGGCTCCACCCGTTTGCGCAAGCGCTTGGGCAGGAGGTTGAGTTTAATCAAGCGGATCCACCCCCCTCAGGCCCAGACCCACGGGCACCGTGAACTCCGGGGACAGCCGGTGCAGGTCCGAAACGTCGAACTGCGACTCGTTGATCTGGAGCGCGGCCCAGGGGTTCACCGGGTCGAGCTGCAGCCCCAGCGCCTCGCCGAGGATGCCCGGGAGGCCGCGCAGCTTGCTGCCGCCGCCGGAGATGTAGCCCTTGTCGATGTGGATGTCGCCCACCTGGACGCGGAAGAACTCGAGGCTGCGGCGCAGCTCGGTGGTGAAGTCGACCAGAACCGGACGAATGGCGTCGTACATCCGGGCGGGGTTGAAGCGTTCGCGCTCGGCGTCGAAGTCGAGCAGCGATTCCTCGTCCTCGGTGGGGATGGTGGCCAGACCGAAGTCGCGCTTCACCTCCTCGGCGCTGGAAAAATCGAGGCCGAAGGATTTGGAGATGGCCTCGGTGAAGTCGTTGCCCGAGATGTTGAGGTTGCGGTTCATGAGCAGGCGGTTGCCGCGGGTGAGGACCAGGGAGGAAGACTCGGCGCCCACCTCGAGGAAGACCGTGATGGGCTCGTTGCCCTCGTTGCCGCCGCCGTTGAGGTAGTCCTCCACGGTGCGCAGCCCCGCGAAGGGCTTCACGTCGAGGACGACGGGCTCGAGGTTGGCTTCTTTCAGCGTTTCCACGAGCTGGGTGATGGTCTCGAGCCGGGCCGCAGCGATCACGACGTCGAGCTGGCTGTCGTCGGGAACCTCGGAGGGGGGGTCCAAGGGCGCGAAGTCCAGCACGACCTCGTCGATGGGGAAGGGGATGTAGCGCTCGGCTTCCCAGTGGATGGCCTCTTCGAGCTCGCGCTCGCCCATCTTGGGCACCTGGATGATGCGGGTGATGACCGCCAGATTCGACACCCCGGCCACCACGTAGCGCTTGCGGGTCTGCATTTCGGCCAGCATCTCGCGCAGCTCGGCCGCGATCGCACTGGGTTCGACGATGTTACCGCCATGGATCGCGCCGTGCGGCGTCGGGCGGATCGCGTAACCCTTCAGCGTCGGGGGTGACCCGCTGATCTCGACGAGTTTCAGGTTGCCCGCACCTATTTCGAGACCCAACGCCTCGATACGCGGTTGCAACCATCGGTTTAATAGATTTCGCACGCTTCCCCCCTTCAGGACGTTAGGAAGTTTTACTGGCACTCAGTTTATCACAGTATTCATCTTCACGAAGGTCCTTTTCTACCCCTATTTGAGGGGACTGTGAATTCATGCCGAAAGGAGCTCCTGTGTTTTGGCTGCAACGGCTTCAGCAAATTCCTGCGTCGTCGCCTTGCCGCCCAGGTCCGGGGTGCGCGGTCCCGCTTCGAGGACGCGGTCCACGGCCTCTTCGATAACGCGCGCCACACGGGCCTCGCCCAGGTGGTCGAGCATCATCGCCGCCGAAAGGATGGTGGCCGTGGGGTTGGCGATGCCCTTTCCGGCGATGTCGGGCGCCGAGCCGTGCACGGGTTCGAAGATCGCCGCGCGTTCTCCGATGTTGCCAGAAGGGGCGATGCCCAGACCGCCAACCAGGCCCGCGGTGAGGTCGGAGATGATGTCGCCGAAGAGGTTCTCCATAACCAGCACGTCGAACTGGCTGGGGTCACGCACCAACCTCATGGCGCAGGCGTCGACGATGACCTCTTCGATCTCCACCGTGGGGTGGCGCTTCGCGGCGTCGTAGGCGGCCTCGAGGAAGAGCCCGTCCGAAAGCGGCAGCACGTTGGCCTTGTGCACCAGGGCCAGCTGCCCGCGGCGGCGTTCGGCCAGCTCGAGGGCGAACTCAACGATCCGGTACGAGGCGTCGTAGGTGATGACGCGGTCGGCGATGGCCACGCGGCCCCGGGCGTAGCGGCGCTCCTGTTCGACGTACAGACCCTCGGTGTTCTCGCGCACCACGATCAGGTCGGTGCCCGGGGTCGCGCCGGGCACGGGGTGGTACTTGGCCGGGCGCACGTTGGCGAACAGGTCCAGCCGGCGGCGCAGGTAGCGAATCGCGCCGAAGAAGCCCTCGACCTTCTTGGTGGGACTCGTCGCCGCCCCGAACAGGGTGGCGTCGGAACGTTCGATCTTCTCCACCGTTTCTTCGGGCACCGAGGTGCCTATTCGCTCGAAGGTCTCCCAGCCCGCCTCCGCTTCGTCGAAGACGAAGCTCAGTCCGGTGGCTTCGAGCACGGTGCGCGCCGCGGGGATGACTTCGTGGCCGATGCCGTCGCCTTCGATGAGGGTGATCTTGTACACGCGCTTCTCCATAGCTCTCCTTATGTATTCTAGTGGCTTGCTTCAGGCCCGCCGGTTGCGGATGACCCGCTGGGTGGCTTCGGGGAAGAACAACAGCACCGCGATGAACAGGAACGCGTCGCCCGGGCTGATCACTTTCTTGAACCAGGGGAGGGGGATGACGTCCGTTAGGAACCATAACCGCGTGTCCGGCCCAATCAGGTTGTGCACCGCGTCGCTCGAAGTCTGCATGAAGCGCAGGAACCCCTCCAGCCCCGCGGCGATCAGCGCGTCGGCCGAGACCGGCATCTGCCCCCCGTTGGCCGTCATGGCGATGGTGTTCAAGAAGAGCCCGAAGGCCGCGAGCCAGATGGTGCGCAGCTGGCGGTTCTGCCACAGGCCGTAGCCCACCAGCACGACCACCGCGGTCTTGGCGATGGGGGCCGCCAGCTGGGGTGCAATCCAGCCCTTGGCGGTGGACCACGCCAGTCCACCTTCGATCAGCGCCGCGGCGATAAAGGCCCAGGCGGCCTTTAGCTCGATTTCTGCGAAGTCTCGGGCTCGCGCTCCAAAGAGGGCGGCGAGGAAGACTCCAACGAGGGCACTTTCGAGGAATAGAGTCGTAGGAACACCTCCCTGTCGCGCCACGCGGGGTTGGTCTCCCAAATCTCCCGGAAGAGGCGGACGAGCTTGGGGTCGAACTGAATGCCGGCCAGGTCTTCGATTTCGCGCAGAGCGTCTTCGGGCGTCTTGGCCTTTTGATAAGGCCGGCCGGCCGTCATGGCCTCATAGGCGTCCGCCAGACCGACGATGCGGGCCCACAGCGGAATCTCCTGCCCCGCTAGGCCTTCGGGGTAGCCGCGGCCGTCCCAGCGTTCATGGTGGTACTTGATGATGTCGAAGGTCTCGCTCAGGTAGTCGGAGGCGGGCTCGAGCAGGCGCACGCCGTACTCGGGGTGCTTCTTGATGATGTTGTACTCTTCTTCCGTCAGCGAGCCCGGCTTGAAGAGGACGGCGTCGGGGATCCCGATCTTGCCAATGTCGTGGATGCGCGACCCTTTTTCGATGGTGTTGATCTGCGCGGCGTCCAGGCCGTAGGCGCGGGCCAGCGCCGAGGCAATGGCGGTAACGCGTTCGGAGTGGAGGAAGGTGTGGGAGTCCTTGGCGTCGATCGTGTTGGAAAGCAGGTCCACGGTTTTGTTGAACGCTTCGCGCAGTTTGACCACCTCGTCCCAGTGGAACCGGGCGTAGTAGAGGGGGATGAGGAAGAGGATTACGGACCAACCGCCCCAATTACCCAATAGTGGGGGGTTGGACTCGTACATGCGGGCCAGCAAGACTACGACAGGTGACATGATCAAATAGCTAGCCAGTACCCAGCCGTAGTTGTGAAACCAAATATCTCGAATAGGTAGTCCTGTGGATAAATGCACGACTACCGAAACGAGGGAGACGTTCACTATGAACGAAACCGTTGATGCGACAATGATTGCCGCGGCCAGTGATACGTCTACACCCGAAATAGAAACGGGCAGATTTTGCATGACAAACCAGTACGAGGCGGCTGCAGTTGCAACCGTAATACCTGTTTGCAGACGGTTAAACAAATCTTTGTACCATGTATATTCTGGGTCTTTGTATCCTCCGCTAAAGAAGAAAATAAAAACAAGCAGTGGAGCTACCCAGGGTGGAAAAAGCATAACGGCGGACAGCGTAAAAAGATACGAGTGAGAAAAACTTGCAGCGAAGGGCAATTTTACTTCCGTAAGTTGTGCCCATGCTATTAGTGCACCCCAAAAAAGCAGGTCTATTAAATGAACTTGGAGGTTAATATTCAAACTATTGGAAAATAACCATAGCCCATAAATTAGAATAGGAAAAACCACCGCAAGTGTTGCGATGAACAACGAGATCTTTCTAGGCGGCAATGCTATCTTAGCCACGTCAATACTCAATATAAAAGAAATAAGGGGGTTAGTATACCCCCTTTTGGGTGTGTGTTGTTCTAGCGCCAGGCAGTGTGCGCGCCAGCGGAAACGCCAAGGGCCACCAGGCTGAGGATCAGAGTGAACAGCTTCGCGAAAGTCTTCTTCATCGTCATTCCCCCTTCGTAAGGTTCCTTCTTCGGTTGCTTCCTGGGGTTGCCCTTTCGGGTCTTCCCCTTTGCCTGATTTCAGGATAGCATAGGCTGGTATATGTGTCAACTGGAAATAGCAAATATATATTGGGTAAAAAACGTGAGGATACGACAAATCTTCCGAAAAGCATAGTAATAGCATAGTGCTGAAGATTTGCACAGCACCTGCTGTTCCTGAATGGCTTGTGTGTGAAAAAATGTATTGCTCCTGGCAGCGATATCACGCTCACAAGTCAATGAACTTGCAGGAACAAATAGGAACGCTTATCCCCCATTTGGGGGTATTTTACTACACCCAAGCGCGGTATAAAAAGGGTTTGTCCCGCGGGCGGCTCTGTACGGGGCTTACGGCCTTGGTGGCCTGGCTATGATGGGCACATGATCGTGCTTCCCAGCCTGGGTCCGCTGCACCTGACCCAGCCCCGCTACAACGCCGTAAGCCTGCTGCGCCAGATCGAGCACCACCGGCCTGGGGTCGTCTACCTGGCTTCGTACAGCCCCGAAGGCCTCGGGGCCAAGGTCTGGCGGGACCAGCACGACCTCGCGATGTTTGCGCTCGAGCCGTGGGCGGCTCTTAGGGGCGTACTGCTCGTGGCCCTGGGCGATCGTGCGGAGGCCCTGCAAGCCGAAGCCGAGCACTTCCTCGAATACCTGGGCAGCATGCCCCGGGGTGAGGAAGCCAAGCAGCGCTTTGCGGAGGCGGACCGCCAAATCGTCGAATACCTCACCGTGCCGCGCTTGCCGGAGGAGTACGCCTCCGAGGGCTTCCTCTCCGGTCTGCGCGAGCGGTTGCACGTCGTGCGCGAACTCGCGGGGGAAGGGCCCGCTACCGGTTTTCGTGAAGAGCGCATGGCGGCGGTGGCCGCCCGGCTCGCCGAGTTGGATGCAGACGGCTCGGTCGTTCTCGTCGACGTTCTCGACTATCCGGTTCTGCTCGAACACCTTGGGGCGGTCGGTGGTCCGGTTCCCCTCGAGCCCAACGAGGCCGAGCGCGCGCGCGCGGTTATGGATAGGGCCTGGCGCCTCGAGGAAGACGACGCCTGGGGCAACCTGCTCGCCCAACTGATGGAAATCGACGAGGCGGAGGCCCGCTTCCTGGCGGCGCAGGTCTACCTGGCCGCCGGACAAGCCGAGGACGCGGCGCGGCTAATGGAGGAGGTGTCCCGCGGCGACTTCTCGAAGCCGGAATACCTGCCTGGCTATCTGCTTGCCCGGCTGGGGCAGCTCTACGACCTGACCGGGCAACGAGAGCGTGCCCTGAGGGCCTACCGCGGCGTGCTTGCCCTCTCCTGGGCTCCGGCGGAGGCTCGCGAGATTGCCCTGGCGGGTGTTCGGGCGCCTTTCCGCCCCCAACCGGAGGCGGAGATTCGATGAGGCACAGCGTTCCGGCTTAGCACCGGCTGCCCCCAGTGAACAGGTAGGTGGAAACTCCGGATCGTTCGCCCTTCCTCGCGCTGAGAGTTTTGCTGGGTGGAGCTAAGAAGATGCCCGCCTTCGCGGGCATGACGAAGTATGGGGGGCACGACGAAGTATATAGGCGCGACAAAGTGAAAAGCATGGTATGGCGAGGTAGGTCAACGCGGCTCCGGTTCGTCGCTGCTGCGCATACGAAAGTCCCGGTCCACAACGCGGAGATGCCGCTTACGGGACGGGCGCATGTCGAGGCATGCGGATATGGCGATGATATTGCGTCGCGGCGCCTGGCGCCGGCTTATCGGTATTCGTCGCTTCCGCGGCTCGTCTTCGCGCAGGCGGGGGATACGCGGGTCTTGCAGTCAGCGTTAAGATGCCCGCCTTCGCGGGCATGACGGGGTTGATGTAGCGCGTCGTGCAGTGCCAACCATCCAAGATTCGTCACTCCCGCGTAGGCGGGAGTCTTGCGCAGTAACCCCAACGCAACCGACGGTCATCCCCGTTACTCCCGCGATTCGTCCTCGCGAAGGCGGGGAAGGCGGGAGTCTTGCACAGGGCCGCGCTACCCCGGGCGCGGCCCGCGTCACTCCCGCGTAGGCGGGAGTCTTGCAGTTCGCAATGGGTAGCCGCCCACCTTTTGCAGACATGACGAAGTTCGGGATGCAACAAGCTACGTGTGCATGACGAGATTTTGTAAGTATGAAGGGTGACGGTGAAGTGGGGCTCCGTAGAACGGGCGTCAGAGAAGGTCGTATAGGTCCCGCCACCCGGGGTTCATTGCCTCGATTAAGCGCACCTTCCAAGCCCGCTCCCACTTCTTGAGGCGCTTTTCGCGCACAATGGCCGATTCCATACTTGGGTGGCGCTCGTAATACACAAGCCTGTGGACGTGATATTTCCTCGTAAAGGTAGCGCCGATGCCCTCTCTGTGTTCCCATACCCGACGCTTCAGCTCGGAGGTCACGCCGATATAGAGCACGCCGTCCTTCTTGCTTGCGAGGATGTATACGGCCGGTTCCATTTATTTGCTTTGATTATAGGCGCGTACATCCGGGGTTGCTGTTTGCTCTTTCGAGAGGCGCTCGAACCCCGACGTGTTGGCATGAGTATCGAAGCCTCCAAGAAGATGCCCGCCTTCGCGGGCATGACGAAGTTCTTGTAGAGAACAGCCCAGCATGCAGAATGGGCCAGCGAGTCGTCGCTCCCCTTGCATGCAAAAGTTCCTGTCCACAACCCGGGTATGCTGTTTAGAGGATGTGAGCATGGCGAGGCTTACGGACATGGTGATGGTATTTTGTCGCGGTGCCTGGTGACGGCTACCGGTACTCGTCACTCCCGCGGCTTGTCCTCGCGAAGGCGGGGAAGGCGGGAGTCTGCAATGTTCCGTGCATGAGGAAATCTTGGATAGCCACTCAGAGCTGCCCGCCTTCGCAGGCGTGACGAATGGCGAGTGACGTTGCCCAACATAACTCGCAGCTTTTGTGGCTCGTCCTGGTACAGGCGTGGAATGCGGGCATCTTGCGGTTCGCGTAAAGAGATGCCCGCCTTCGCGGGCATGACGAACAGTGAATGGCGTTGCCCAACATAGCTCGTTACTCTCGTGCAGCGCGTTACTTCTGGAGCTTGTCCTCGTGAAGGCGGGCATGACGAAGGTGCCGAGCCTGTCCTTCGCTCTCGCAACGTGCCCCTTCCCTTCACCTTGGAGCAAGCGGCGCTGCGCACCGCGCGATTTGGTGGACTCGTTGTGTCCACCGGCCGCCCCACGTCCGACGCGATGTTCTGCTCCGAACACACCAAGATGCCCGCCTTCGCGGGCATGACGACGTAGCGCGGTATGTCGAGGCTAACGGGCATGATGAGCGGCTAGAGCTCGCGCCCCACGCGCCGCTCGATGCTGCGGATGCGATCCTTCAAATCCTCTGGTAGCGGAGCGCTGCGGCCTTGCTGC is a genomic window containing:
- a CDS encoding tetratricopeptide repeat protein; amino-acid sequence: MIVLPSLGPLHLTQPRYNAVSLLRQIEHHRPGVVYLASYSPEGLGAKVWRDQHDLAMFALEPWAALRGVLLVALGDRAEALQAEAEHFLEYLGSMPRGEEAKQRFAEADRQIVEYLTVPRLPEEYASEGFLSGLRERLHVVRELAGEGPATGFREERMAAVAARLAELDADGSVVLVDVLDYPVLLEHLGAVGGPVPLEPNEAERARAVMDRAWRLEEDDAWGNLLAQLMEIDEAEARFLAAQVYLAAGQAEDAARLMEEVSRGDFSKPEYLPGYLLARLGQLYDLTGQRERALRAYRGVLALSWAPAEAREIALAGVRAPFRPQPEAEIR
- a CDS encoding GIY-YIG nuclease family protein, producing the protein MEPAVYILASKKDGVLYIGVTSELKRRVWEHREGIGATFTRKYHVHRLVYYERHPSMESAIVREKRLKKWERAWKVRLIEAMNPGWRDLYDLL
- a CDS encoding isocitrate/isopropylmalate dehydrogenase family protein, which produces MEKRVYKITLIEGDGIGHEVIPAARTVLEATGLSFVFDEAEAGWETFERIGTSVPEETVEKIERSDATLFGAATSPTKKVEGFFGAIRYLRRRLDLFANVRPAKYHPVPGATPGTDLIVVRENTEGLYVEQERRYARGRVAIADRVITYDASYRIVEFALELAERRRGQLALVHKANVLPLSDGLFLEAAYDAAKRHPTVEIEEVIVDACAMRLVRDPSQFDVLVMENLFGDIISDLTAGLVGGLGIAPSGNIGERAAIFEPVHGSAPDIAGKGIANPTATILSAAMMLDHLGEARVARVIEEAVDRVLEAGPRTPDLGGKATTQEFAEAVAAKTQELLSA
- a CDS encoding HD-GYP domain-containing protein, translated to MLFPPWVAPLLVFIFFFSGGYKDPEYTWYKDLFNRLQTGITVATAAASYWFVMQNLPVSISGVDVSLAAAIIVASTVSFIVNVSLVSVVVHLSTGLPIRDIWFHNYGWVLASYLIMSPVVVLLARMYESNPPLLGNWGGWSVILFLIPLYYARFHWDEVVKLREAFNKTVDLLSNTIDAKDSHTFLHSERVTAIASALARAYGLDAAQINTIEKGSRIHDIGKIGIPDAVLFKPGSLTEEEYNIIKKHPEYGVRLLEPASDYLSETFDIIKYHHERWDGRGYPEGLAGQEIPLWARIVGLADAYEAMTAGRPYQKAKTPEDALREIEDLAGIQFDPKLVRLFREIWETNPAWRDREVFLRLYSSKVPSLESSSPPSLEREPETSQKSS
- a CDS encoding DUF5317 domain-containing protein translates to MARQGGVPTTLFLESALVGVFLAALFGARARDFAEIELKAAWAFIAAALIEGGLAWSTAKGWIAPQLAAPIAKTAVVVLVGYGLWQNRQLRTIWLAAFGLFLNTIAMTANGGQMPVSADALIAAGLEGFLRFMQTSSDAVHNLIGPDTRLWFLTDVIPLPWFKKVISPGDAFLFIAVLLFFPEATQRVIRNRRA
- a CDS encoding type 4a pilus biogenesis protein PilO, with translation MLAKIGQREIAIIVIVLSLLAAGAWYFTWYTSAQTHIQELQDEIGRLEIQKQRGLAARRAQPQLEATIRDYEAQIAEFLKALPPREEFASVLDALSQRASATGVTLRSISRSPAGSPVEDVRAVNVTLSLESPFPELFVFLKRLETMRRFSTIDGLAMTIGDAETTNPTLSTNLTMTVYVYEGTPPKDGEEGGAGQ
- a CDS encoding type II secretion system protein GspD translates to MKRLLALIVLIFGLALAGTLPDDPRFDVPVTVRTGPGGMALEAVLDGAARSVNLTPMLREIPPITLRLDWIDKPFRQLWQLLIDTYSDGKLDYVLLDNDVVLVAPPEVIARVVGETEPAPPPPPENGEAVQPIVRKFYPIRSGDPMKIAEFLMKEVQGIVATVVPGQQVLAVRGTDEQQQEVQRILGQITTPVEEGPPIFQRTFRLSHAKAEEAAKVLAEAMQARQAQSQVKVEAGAGEQQVQATIPEKSTISIVADTRTNTLIVTGTAKQLELVEELIKKLDFPVQQVNVQVRIQEVTQTLVRNLGLKWNTISGGNIVSSIVDNGLSLIFDATRSLASLNIVATLEALEKQGLSRTVNDSNITVLNNQTGFIQSGFTIFIKRVVGDKVEKIPYDIGVIVKVTPQITADGQIVLRVESEVSDIKERNPVDGDVDVVSKQKSETTLRLDNGQTVVLGGLIKTKRDKTTQGVPVLMHIPVLGSLFKQTTVNNEDNELLIVITANIINDATAAATESKK
- a CDS encoding flagellar protein FliT, yielding MIKLNLLPKRLRKRVEPGWWRLTAIIFPLVVFAVVAMIHMSVSNQVGQLEDERDKLKIEVQALQPYIQRQQELTRRKAELEKIINVDREIKARFIPWSDNLARFINQIPRRSGRFEVFLRSVNTRLVPQETRANLAEQGLYDRKPVAVEFNLQGEARNENALARFVQAFEDNPNFGINFQQGSLNENGGFDFTATVAITESGAKPEGGERSAR
- the pilM gene encoding type IV pilus assembly protein PilM produces the protein MRNLLNRWLQPRIEALGLEIGAGNLKLVEISGSPPTLKGYAIRPTPHGAIHGGNIVEPSAIAAELREMLAEMQTRKRYVVAGVSNLAVITRIIQVPKMGERELEEAIHWEAERYIPFPIDEVVLDFAPLDPPSEVPDDSQLDVVIAAARLETITQLVETLKEANLEPVVLDVKPFAGLRTVEDYLNGGGNEGNEPITVFLEVGAESSSLVLTRGNRLLMNRNLNISGNDFTEAISKSFGLDFSSAEEVKRDFGLATIPTEDEESLLDFDAERERFNPARMYDAIRPVLVDFTTELRRSLEFFRVQVGDIHIDKGYISGGGSKLRGLPGILGEALGLQLDPVNPWAALQINESQFDVSDLHRLSPEFTVPVGLGLRGVDPLD